In the Deltaproteobacteria bacterium genome, one interval contains:
- a CDS encoding MBL fold metallo-hydrolase — translation MKARITIICENSVSIKGGIGEHGFAAYLETERGNYLFDTGRGEGLIPNLLKFDKDPLSIQKIFLSHGHHDHTGGLASILELLGGVDIMAHPDLFTIRYHISQKDGKEIKRFVGLKFQKAYLESLGGKFILEKNFREVTREMYLTGEVPRKTPFEKGAPNLFAESKGKLIPDPLLDDQSLVVESPQGLVLVLGCAHAGMINTLGHAMEKTGKDRVYAVIGGTHLDFASPLQVEETITALKEYRVEKVGVSHCTGLKAASRLYAEFGENFFFGRVGEVLEV, via the coding sequence ATGAAAGCACGGATCACGATCATTTGTGAAAACTCGGTCTCGATAAAAGGAGGGATAGGGGAGCACGGGTTTGCCGCCTACCTGGAAACGGAGAGAGGGAATTATCTGTTCGATACCGGACGTGGAGAGGGATTGATTCCCAACCTCCTGAAGTTTGATAAAGACCCCCTGTCCATTCAAAAGATTTTCCTGAGCCATGGCCATCATGATCACACTGGCGGCCTGGCTTCTATCCTGGAACTTTTGGGAGGAGTAGATATCATGGCCCATCCGGATCTGTTTACCATCCGATATCATATTTCCCAGAAAGATGGGAAGGAGATAAAGCGGTTCGTGGGCCTTAAGTTTCAGAAAGCCTACTTGGAAAGCCTCGGAGGGAAATTTATTCTGGAGAAAAATTTTCGCGAAGTAACCCGGGAGATGTATCTAACCGGTGAAGTGCCGCGTAAGACTCCTTTTGAAAAAGGAGCCCCCAATCTTTTTGCCGAAAGCAAGGGGAAATTGATCCCGGACCCATTGCTGGATGATCAATCTTTGGTTGTCGAGAGCCCCCAAGGGTTGGTATTGGTTTTGGGTTGTGCCCATGCCGGGATGATCAACACCTTAGGACACGCCATGGAGAAGACCGGAAAAGATAGAGTGTACGCCGTCATCGGGGGAACCCATTTAGATTTTGCCTCTCCCCTGCAGGTGGAAGAAACCATTACGGCCCTCAAGGAATACAGGGTGGAAAAGGTCGGAGTTTCTCACTGTACGGGTTTAAAGGCGGCCTCGCGTTTGTACGCCGAGTTCGGTGAAAATTTTTTCTTCGGCCGGGTAGGTGAGGTTTTGGAGGTTTAA
- a CDS encoding periplasmic heavy metal sensor, with amino-acid sequence MVRQFSLNLFLLLIISTSAFGQGAWEGKGPGGPWGKGQEFRERKGMMGPMHGSMMGDWAQRLNLTEEQTARLQKLRESYLRDTLVLRNELVIKRFDLKDLLANPQADPNQVLAKQREISGLESKLQERTVLYQLETRQVLTPEQIELLPPGLFWRGFHGQRMMPGQGRGIRRE; translated from the coding sequence GTGGTTCGGCAATTTTCCCTAAATCTTTTTTTGTTGCTTATCATTTCCACTTCTGCCTTTGGTCAGGGAGCTTGGGAAGGGAAAGGGCCGGGGGGTCCATGGGGAAAAGGCCAAGAGTTCCGCGAGCGGAAGGGGATGATGGGCCCGATGCATGGTTCGATGATGGGAGACTGGGCCCAGCGCCTTAACCTAACTGAAGAACAGACAGCACGCCTGCAAAAGTTACGGGAGTCCTACTTAAGGGATACACTGGTTTTGAGGAATGAACTGGTAATCAAACGGTTCGACCTGAAGGACCTTTTGGCCAACCCTCAGGCTGATCCCAATCAAGTTTTAGCCAAGCAACGGGAGATATCCGGGCTGGAATCCAAGCTCCAGGAGCGGACTGTTCTTTACCAGTTGGAGACACGCCAAGTCCTTACTCCTGAGCAAATCGAACTCCTCCCGCCGGGGTTATTTTGGCGAGGATTCCACGGCCAGCGGATGATGCCAGGCCAGGGGCGAGGAATCAGAAGAGAATAG